cagttgtaaataatgaagaatacaGCACCTTATAAATGTGAGTTGAAAGCTTttccatcaccccaagctgtgtgaatatgtacattgtttaagatacaagtgttgaactgtggttggctaacacgctaaagctaacggcaacacatcacgtgtgcttgaaacgtcacttccgtcagctgttaaactaCGAATGATTATGTGTAGTAAAAATCAGTTTAGTGTTCCATTCAGGACAAtaatacactttgaaaattcatacactacatgactgagtgacagtatattttataagtgtatagtgtgtcgtttgggacacgGCTTACCTTATAATTTGTCTAAAATTAGATATCTTATGAGGCAGCATTGCGTCAGGAGTGCGgcacctatgatgtcttaaatgcTGCCTCCAGTGGAAGCTCACTAGCTTTTAGAAGAGACCCATAAtgttctctctcataaatgtaaaagaatgtaaaTGTCCAAATCATCATATACAGTTTGTCTAAAGGATTGAAGTCTGTTATGCAAATCATGAGCTCATTTAATTACTCCTGGACCGAGCACTTCGGGTTATGCGTCACCTTTAGTTTAATgatgcaacactcaaatatttagtagtgcgtaaactGTAACTTAGTGGCCCTTTACACTATATCAGTTCGCTCCAAGAAAAACGGCATTTAAGACATGTAGAGATCACACTTGATCTAATGAAATTACATTCACACTTCAAGTGTCCAAACTCTATTTTGAGACCAGGAAATAAAAACAGTGCCAATCAGAGAAGTGCAACATGGTTTATTGTCAATTATGATCTAAGGACATCAACAAGCTTTATACTAttgtaatatgaatatgaattttAACTGCAATAAAGTTCAAGTCCTTTGacagtactgtacatttgtttaattGACTAGTGTAAAATAATCCAGAGCCCTTGAGTTCAAACTGAAACGACACAGAGCTGCAGATTCCAGAAAATGAAATATAATCGTCATCATCTCACACGAGCCAgatgaactaaaaataaacagaGACTTGAAGCAGAGCTCTGTTCATAACGCCTCTGATCGACTTTGATGGGTAAACCGTAAAACTTCACTACATGCTGTGAGATAAAACATTGAGGCGGGTCAATGTGTGTTTACTTTTGACAGTTTCTCAATGCAGATGAGTTCAAAGATTGAGAGATCTCAATCACTGATGTGTTTAACCACGTCATGATCAGTTTAGTATAATGAGGAAAAAGATGAATGTTAAAAACAGGCAGTCACAGAATGCAGTAAGACAGAACAGTCCCGATATCACAGCCTGTGCATAGAAGAATAAAAGCActtatggtatccgcaaacatGAAGCACATCAGAACGCTTGAGGAGAGTAATGACAGCGATCTGTTCCACTCAACACAACAATACAGTGAGGGCAGAATTGTAAACATACACAACCGTATGGTCCAGAAATCGGCAACAAAACCAGGCGTGTCCTACCATCTTTGCATAGAGATATTCATTCAAAGCAAAGGAGATACAAACCTGTCAAGAAACAAGAAGAAATGGAACAGTAATACAAGCAAAGATGGTAGGACTCTGTTGTGCATGCCATCTTCTCCAGCAGAGGAAGTTCATGAGCATCACTATCTGTGCAGCAGCACAAAGGCCTCCAGTTTCTCAGGGATGTTTCCTCTGAACGTCAGACTGTGTTTGATAATGACTCGAGCGGCCAGACACTGCAGTGTGGTGTGATTGATGGGCTGGATGAGGTTCTTGGCCAGCTCCTTCTCGTCCAGCAGGTCACACGGCGTCTGTTTGAAGGAGTTGGTGCTGTCGAAGTGAGTGCCAGAGGAAATCAGCAGGTTCATGATGTCGGTGTGGTTGTTGGACGCGGCGACGTGCAGCGGGCTGTTGTTGTCTTCGTCTCGACTGTTCACATCGGCGCCACACTCCAACAGGATGGACGTCACATGGAATGAGGGGAACTTGCAGACGGGATAACGGCCCACGCACGTGGTGTTCCGGTCCACAGCCAGATGCAGAGGACTGTAGCCGTTCTTCCCGCAGGGCTGCAGCTTCAGGAACTTGTAGATGGTCTCTTTCTTGAAGTGATCCTGCTCCACGGTACACTGGACCTTCTCCAGCAGACAGATGAGGTGCAGGATGATGGACAGAACTTTGCTGAGTTGAGCCGGATCCGGACCGGGCTGCGGCTGTTTGACGGCACGCTCAATCTCCAGAACGCTCTTCCCAAGGATCTCCATCAGGTCGTCGAAGGACACAGAGGTTCCCAGCAGGCCTTTGGCTCGGTCCTGCAGCATGAAGGAGAAGAGTTCGGCAAAAGACAACAGACTGCTGGCCGTCATGGGACTGAGAGGGTCCAAGTTTCTCTGCTGCATGTCAAGAGCGTACCTCCacaattttatgcatttattgaaATTCCCAGAGTCCGCGTACACGGCACCCCGGTAGCGGATGTAGTAGGATGTGTCTGGGTGTGCTGGGCCGAGAATGCGCTCTCGAATAAGCAGGGCCTGCATTCTCATGTCATCGGGGTCTGCGATCAAGCCGTCCAGCTCCTCAAACGTGTTCACCTCTTTGGTGTAATCGTACGCCATGATGAGCTGCTTAGGTTCTTCTTTCAACAATATATCGTTAGAATCGCTGTATCGCAGATCCATGGCTCTCTTCCAGTACTTCAGCGCTCCTAAAAGATCTCTCTTCTTATCCACAAAAGTGGCTCCCAGCAGCTCCAGGGCATTAATGCGCTCCTTTTTATTTGTTTGAGGATGTTGTGTGAGGAAATCCACAATATTGGTGTGGCCCGTCACGCTAGCGGAGAGCAGCGGAGTCATTCCGTAACCGTCCTTTTCCATGGTGGCTCCAAACTTCAGCAGCATCTTCATGATCTCTAAACTGCCAGATTCAGCACAATCATGTAAAGCCATGTTACCTTtaaaacacacagaaaacaaGTTCCATTAATGAATACGAAATACATTACACTGCTCAAAGAGTTACTGGAATACTTTGTAAAAGGAAACTATAAAATCCTTTTTCCTTGAGCACTTCAACACAATACTGAAAACAAACAGAAGGTTTTGGGCTCAGGGCCAGTCCGCACACAAACCCAAATCATAGAAACTGATCAGTGGAGTCGTGACTTTGGCTGGGCAATAAGACAGCAAAAActacatttcaatatttttatttgatatgtaTCTCAATAATAATGTAtctgctctgaaatggcttaaaattatttttatttaaatcagaggaaccatcatttcaaccaaacagccattataGATAAGtagattaaaaatatttaatgcaggaagtaaaaatctagttaatttttcacagttttttttacttggtgaatacaagtaaaaattattaatataatctttttcatttatatgcaccaatttacaacaatacattaaaaaaaaggcattatttcccaacagatatttaaaaaaatatatatttgtgaatcagcAGGGTGTGCAAAAACAAACTTcacacttattttttggaaccagTTGAATATTATTATACTACtgtgttctttttatttatttacttattttatttttttcggaCACAGTCAAATCTATTGTTATAATATCATACTAGTGCTGTTgagtcgattacaatttttaatcacaattaatcgcattattatttgtagttaatcgattaatcacagattttgaaagtgctaaaattttacaccaatatatacttcttttcctgtcaaaatgcatttatttccatcttaaggaaaaacaaaatttaacaatatattgattaacattttccaaacaaagtcttccacagtataaagatagaaatgcactaaaatatcaccaattcaagtaaaattAAACGTTTACCAAAGTCTAAGAGGTAGTTTGACTAGTAGTCTCcgcataggttgcatattcattgcaatgggctttAAATCTCTTAATCTCTCATCTTCcataatattaatctgccggcagactgtggctactttcctacagcaatcacgaagctgtgttcatgattcgcatcaaaGCGTCAACACCAGCAtcgagcgccgctttgaactcaccatgaaaagcgcttgtaaacaaaaacgtctcattctgcgttttggtgttAGTTAAGATCTggtgtgccttacataggctgataaatacttgatttctatcacaagtcccatctgtgcttgttttgtacagtaaatagctcctttctccatcatttaattACAGACAGGTaagcactgtcagagattcttttatttactgagataacaacctcctctACCATTTGAGAGAGTGTAACATTTAACTAGCGTGTTATCACAGTACCgctcatagaatgtctatgggactgccgcattatgctgttttatactaagcttgtaggctccacttggtagaagggctctggtgcagTTGTGTCCGTTTGTGGCACGTGCATCAGTGTAATTACTttgggcagacacattacaaagctTCCAACCTTCACACAAGAGTTTACGCAGTACAAACGTTAAGAAAAATTTACGCGTTAAACTTTAAATTGAatgcgttaacgtgttaattctgacagctctatataatactgaattactAATATTTTGAGGATCagatttgtttttaacaaaggtAATACTTTTCTGTTGTATTCATCTTTACATGGAGCTTTAATTTTGGCAGATTactgaaagtgcagtgtgtatttgacagttatAGTGAAACACTGTCATCTCCTCCTTTAATATAATACTGTGCAGTAATCATGATATTTACAATATTGTTTTTTCGCCAGTGGAATCAACCGATATATCCCTCATCTCTAGTCATgacatatttaagcaatatcacaggaGCAAGtgtgcaatatggccctacatcggtaatcacagcagtgctgatttagggacatatagcaagtgtgatattgcttatataccacaatgaacaagtaaattttaaaaaatgaggaaaaactgagtactgtcataaaaacgcatttgtgcatggaattaCTTAAtgccacggatcagaatctgccgttacTGGTCCAAAccaaaatatagctgcaaacagTGATGACAGGCCCAAgaacaactggtccatttccacctggtggctttctGAAAACAATGCaatgtggacacatgcatttggcattattctaaacaattttgaagcaatttgggtaaatacaagaggactattttaaagtctgttgtaagagccacacttcctggtGCCAGGTGGTagcactatgaccatgacccaaaatagtcaaatctatgtgattagcccccaagactaaacatacatctcaattttgatctaaatcacacttTGCACACAGagatgagacacttcctgtttcccatttttcgccataaatgtaatgcctcgccatggcaacaccgttcgatatattaaaaatctgttcaaaatttagcatcttcaatatcttctcataatgttgtctaaatgtggtgacagtctcatgaatcccctagaaggagtatttaaaagttcagagactgcaacattcaaaaatccaaaatggccaaattCCTGTTGGGCAGAtgtaatatctatttttatgatGAGAACtacatatgtaccaattttggtgactgtatgtgaaaatgggggtgctacagagaccgtcttacacacccattttaaagggggcgctacagagcccccccacacgcccatgcatgaacttttgcCCATAACTAATGGCCaaagactctgatgtgtgtgcaaaatttcatgaaattttaagtatGGCAAGTGCctcaaaacacccaaatataggaagaaaggaataataacaattaatgtgttgccatgtcaacagtatttaagatatcaaatattccttttcaATTTTACATAgtagtgtcttgacattattctaaagaattttgaaggaATTCatataaacacaagagggctatttcaaagtattttaaaagtgccatacttcctgctgccagttggtggcactatgaccgtgatcCATAATAGCTGCATCGATGTGATCAGCCCCTATTACCAaatatacagctgaattttcatcaaaatcacacaatgcacacagaagatacaaggcacttcctgttttccattttttgccataaatgtattgcttcgccatggtgacaccgttcaaaatatcaaaaatcagttcgcaatttagcaACTACAAAGTCTTGCAACTTTGctcagccctaatggccgacgactctgatatttgtgcaaaatttcaagagttttcatgcatgttaagtaccccaaaagtaccgaaaaccttgaaagaataataataataataataataataataataatccttaaaacaacaatagggcctctgcactttcagtgcttgggcactAATAAACAGGTATCAGTatcggaacacaacagactggaaccgaaagcgaggatcttgagacacacatttccaagttgaacatctttcctgacaaagcatttaaacaactcataatctgagaaacgcttataagagagcaagacacaacagccaaagacctccaccaactgtaaggggctgttcacaccgaacgcttttgcaaccatccatttgtttttctatgtaaacgcacacTAGATGAgcatctttgtttccctttgtttttgtttattcagcgtctcctGCACGAGCGctgtttttagatgatgtgtccgattaaaaagaactttaaaagcatattgagacacctgctttctgttaaactgtatttgttgcgctgtgtctcgcCTTTattagcacaagaatgtgatcgatctgaagtcatcgtattacagtgaggataaaaacatttaattgaaatcagatgtgtttctgatttgtttatacatttctctcggctgcatgaagatattaaattgctttctcacgtcactagctttaaatatgcaacttggCAGGAtaatgaatgcataaacgtgaccagctggatataaactaatgcaaatagatggtaacagTCGTGACATTTAAACGTTTGGGCAGGACTTGTGCGTGTTTTTGTCatattgttctaaccgcttgaggttacctttaatgttagcgtcctctcagccttgtcggcaaacatactgctgttctctactaatgcaacatctagtcaacaaattaattactttatagaGATATgacgtgtactgtagtgtactgtatacataccttttcattgttgatgttttaaatcttcATCTTAAGTGCTTCGCATCATATAGTCTCACATGTCAAAACAGACACCACAaagcatcagtgaagtgatagtttttatttcgtCTCTAGAGgacgctctcatactgtataactcGGTTATAAGTCTATTACAAActagttgttcatatgacaacatgtagtttaaaatacaaatgtagtatttttgtaatatgtgaataatctgaaaaataattctaaatggactatctggaaataaatatttcataaataattcttacatttttttttttaaaaacagttcCCTTTTAAACATGCTAACAGCATTGTTTATTTATCtctcatgtctgtaaaatccactttaataaattgcaattaaataaataaaaataaattgtccagtaagaaatctgactggctggttaatatttggttaatttttttaatctaccAGTCACcttggctggtgggctaaaaagttaatttcagaccctgaatatgagtatattttgtctttactacactggcagaagaaaaaatacacttatatacaaaatatactcatattcaagatacattctcttaaaagaagtcttatatatgttatatgttgcttctcaagtaaatgtatcttgttttaaggatttttagataattttacagaaaacaagacaaaaacacttgattacaattatttatttattttctcagtgaatttttttactaaattaaacttaaaaataaaaatgtacttgtaATTCAGTGTATTTAATTTCGAGGTATtcttaaaagatgattttgtcctctttattgtaagcacatttaatacaaccttttaagtcgagacacaagctgaatagtcgttTAAGAGCTGATGATTAATCGTTGGAATAATCgccagaatagtcgaataattgttctaataatctttagattagtcgattatcaaaacaatcgttagttgcagccctacagcccaacacagcaacactggctcaaccgaTAAAGTGTGGGATGAAAATACtggtttgtccaaccaatggaagacagggtgAATGTtgggaaaacctgtttgaaaagtgatttttttgcaattctgtatgTTAGCACTAATGGTACAAATTACACACAGCATCTCAAGATATAATCAGTGTCAAATGGTGTTTCCAATGCTATGAAGGCAGAGAACGGACTCTGTTTTCTTATGAAGACCGGTCTTCCCAAGCTACCTTAAAAGAACAAACTCTGAAGGACAGGAGGACGTACAACTATtgtgagctttgagatgtgctgcgatcttaATGTAATTGACCGTCACAGCACATTTGTATCCAGTGAAAGAACAAGTTTTCGCAGGACTAGCGTTAAAAGTGTTAAAAGAATAAAATCGGCTAACACTCATTTCCTTCATCTGTTTGTTCCTTTATTAAAGTGATGCCTAACAAAACAAAGTTGTCATAGTTTGACGACTCTCATGAGCTTATAGCGGGAATCTCTTGAGAggaaaaaaagataaatgtccttcgtctgccaccaTAATGCTGTAATCACTTCTGGGGCTTCAAATAGATTTTtctagtggtggtgattttgatccatttcagtgactcgattcttttgattcaccaaaaagatttgttcagattcattAATTGATTTGTTTACTGACAATATCTTCAAGTTATTTCTTTGCGCCTGCAGATGGCACCAAATTACGGTCTTTTAAGTAATCGCATTAAACCGAAAGC
This is a stretch of genomic DNA from Myxocyprinus asiaticus isolate MX2 ecotype Aquarium Trade chromosome 24, UBuf_Myxa_2, whole genome shotgun sequence. It encodes these proteins:
- the LOC127414558 gene encoding protein fem-1 homolog C-like, yielding MDLKTAVFNAARDGKLRLLQKLLENKSDHEVMKLMAEKTNGATPLLMAARYGHLELVEYLIECCCASVEIGGSVNFDGEIIEGAPPLWAASAAGHLKVVQSLLGHGASVNNTTLTNSTPLRAACFDGHLHIVKYLVEHKADLEVANRHGHTCLMISCYKGHKEIAQYLLEKGADVNRKSVKGNMALHDCAESGSLEIMKMLLKFGATMEKDGYGMTPLLSASVTGHTNIVDFLTQHPQTNKKERINALELLGATFVDKKRDLLGALKYWKRAMDLRYSDSNDILLKEEPKQLIMAYDYTKEVNTFEELDGLIADPDDMRMQALLIRERILGPAHPDTSYYIRYRGAVYADSGNFNKCIKLWRYALDMQQRNLDPLSPMTASSLLSFAELFSFMLQDRAKGLLGTSVSFDDLMEILGKSVLEIERAVKQPQPGPDPAQLSKVLSIILHLICLLEKVQCTVEQDHFKKETIYKFLKLQPCGKNGYSPLHLAVDRNTTCVGRYPVCKFPSFHVTSILLECGADVNSRDEDNNSPLHVAASNNHTDIMNLLISSGTHFDSTNSFKQTPCDLLDEKELAKNLIQPINHTTLQCLAARVIIKHSLTFRGNIPEKLEAFVLLHR